One part of the Sorangiineae bacterium MSr11954 genome encodes these proteins:
- a CDS encoding alpha/beta hydrolase, which yields MKKVQFRNSNGSSISSITMAAVIEFPSGFDEKKKYPAIVVSHPSGGVKEQTAGLYARKLAGEGFVCVAFDASYQGESSGEPRQLENPYVRTEDISAVIDHLTTLSFVDDDRIGAMGICAGAGYTANAAINDRRIKAVGTVSAVNIGSMFRNGWNNDIASADAIPVLENGSKARTAEANGAATVTIPLAPLRKEDAPNEELQEAWEYYHTSRCQYPTAPGFATARSLHQIITYDAYHLAEVFLTQPLLIVAGSAAGSKWMSDTLYARAASMKKSFHVIEGANHMSLYDVPKYVDEAASKLATFFKANL from the coding sequence ATGAAAAAGGTCCAATTTCGAAATAGCAATGGCAGCTCGATCAGCTCGATCACGATGGCCGCCGTCATCGAATTTCCCAGCGGCTTCGACGAGAAAAAGAAATATCCCGCCATCGTCGTTTCGCACCCCAGTGGTGGCGTCAAGGAGCAAACGGCGGGGCTGTACGCGCGAAAGCTGGCGGGTGAAGGCTTCGTCTGCGTCGCGTTCGACGCCTCGTACCAGGGTGAGAGCTCGGGCGAGCCGCGGCAGCTGGAGAACCCCTATGTTCGAACGGAGGACATCAGCGCGGTGATCGATCATCTGACGACGCTCTCGTTCGTGGACGACGACCGAATCGGCGCCATGGGCATCTGCGCGGGCGCAGGCTACACGGCCAACGCGGCCATCAACGACCGGCGCATCAAGGCGGTTGGAACGGTGAGCGCCGTCAATATTGGTTCGATGTTTCGAAACGGGTGGAACAACGATATCGCGTCGGCCGATGCCATTCCGGTCCTCGAGAACGGCTCGAAGGCCAGGACCGCCGAGGCCAACGGGGCGGCCACCGTCACCATTCCCTTGGCGCCCCTTCGCAAGGAAGATGCACCTAACGAGGAGCTGCAAGAGGCTTGGGAGTACTACCACACCTCGCGTTGCCAATACCCCACCGCCCCCGGTTTTGCGACCGCCCGAAGCCTCCATCAAATCATCACGTACGACGCTTACCATCTGGCCGAGGTCTTTCTGACGCAGCCTCTGCTCATCGTGGCGGGAAGCGCCGCGGGGAGCAAATGGATGAGCGATACGCTCTACGCGCGCGCGGCGAGCATGAAAAAGAGCTTTCACGTCATCGAGGGCGCAAACCATATGTCCCTGTACGACGTCCCCAAATACGTGGACGAAGCCGCGTCCAAGCTGGCGACCTTCTTCAAGGCGAATCTCTGA
- a CDS encoding RNA polymerase sigma factor: MAVSSLSGPYLAATADGGRGGRGEETRSAGAVPGFEDLYNEHAKFVWRAVVRLGVEPMAVEDVVQEIFLVVHRGLGDFERRSSVRTWIYGIAVNVTRHHRRWRARKPSGAKGDHDSIDTRALPADPAHAPDAILEKTQAARLLLRVLDDLANDQREVFVLAELEEMTLAEMGEILGLSPNTVASRLRAARKAFDQALVRERARDTWRTR, from the coding sequence ATGGCTGTCTCTTCGCTCTCCGGCCCGTATCTCGCTGCCACCGCCGATGGCGGCCGCGGGGGTCGCGGAGAAGAGACGCGCTCGGCGGGGGCGGTGCCGGGCTTCGAAGACCTCTACAACGAGCACGCAAAATTCGTGTGGCGCGCCGTCGTTCGCCTTGGCGTCGAGCCCATGGCGGTGGAGGACGTCGTTCAAGAGATCTTCCTGGTGGTGCATCGAGGGCTCGGCGACTTCGAGCGCCGCTCCTCGGTGCGCACGTGGATTTATGGCATCGCCGTGAATGTCACGCGCCACCACCGCCGATGGCGCGCGCGAAAGCCGTCTGGCGCAAAAGGCGACCACGACTCCATCGACACGCGCGCGTTGCCGGCGGATCCTGCCCACGCGCCGGACGCGATCCTGGAGAAAACGCAAGCGGCGCGGCTCCTTTTGCGGGTGCTCGACGACCTGGCGAACGATCAGCGCGAGGTCTTCGTCTTGGCGGAGCTCGAGGAGATGACCTTGGCCGAGATGGGCGAAATCCTCGGCCTGAGCCCGAACACCGTCGCGTCGCGCCTGCGCGCCGCCCGAAAAGCTTTCGACCAGGCGCTCGTCCGAGAACGCGCGCGCGACACGTGGAGAACCCGATGA
- a CDS encoding CHRD domain-containing protein yields MKSSHCVVLVASSLAGLGLPAVACSGDDSNSPGRDAGTDTNKPDSNRADSGPWPTAYHAELNGYQETPQVVATTATGKADLVLSADKKTLSYRVQHNVQNLTDAHIHVGAAMESGSIVYSISPLGNTMEGTIPIVSADDVPNLDSAKWYINLHSSTNHGGEIRGQILHPNEILYVASLNGGQEVPPSGSAATGTAAVVLRADTQELLYHVKTSLAPTMAHIHTGLAAKAGDVAIDFAATTGIIDGKKPITAAQVTDLAEGRLYVNVHTTLKPAGEIRGQLVLPGEVLYSGSMTGAKEVPSTPSTATGIAQFILAPDSKSIRYEAVFSGMVATMAHIHFGAAGANGDVVNTLNLVNNGAGVKGTLFGADAGATDLDKLNTGQYYINAHSATYPNGEIRSQIQKP; encoded by the coding sequence ATGAAGTCTTCTCACTGTGTGGTTCTCGTGGCGTCATCCCTCGCCGGCTTGGGGCTGCCCGCCGTCGCGTGCAGCGGTGACGACTCCAACTCACCAGGCCGTGACGCGGGCACCGACACGAACAAACCCGACTCGAACCGCGCCGATAGCGGTCCATGGCCCACCGCGTACCACGCGGAGCTGAACGGCTACCAGGAGACTCCGCAGGTGGTGGCGACCACCGCGACGGGCAAGGCCGATCTCGTCTTGAGCGCGGACAAGAAGACGCTCTCGTACCGCGTTCAACACAACGTGCAAAACCTCACCGACGCGCATATCCACGTGGGCGCGGCCATGGAGTCGGGCAGCATCGTTTATTCGATCTCGCCGCTGGGCAACACCATGGAGGGCACCATTCCCATCGTCAGCGCAGACGACGTGCCCAACCTGGACTCGGCAAAATGGTACATCAACCTTCACTCGTCCACGAACCACGGCGGTGAAATCCGCGGCCAAATTCTGCACCCCAACGAGATCCTGTACGTGGCGAGCTTGAACGGCGGCCAGGAGGTGCCGCCCTCGGGCTCCGCGGCCACGGGCACCGCGGCGGTCGTCCTCCGCGCGGACACGCAGGAGCTCCTCTACCACGTCAAGACGAGCCTCGCGCCGACCATGGCGCATATCCACACGGGCCTCGCGGCCAAGGCGGGCGACGTCGCCATCGACTTCGCGGCGACCACGGGGATCATCGACGGGAAGAAGCCCATCACCGCGGCGCAGGTCACCGATCTGGCGGAGGGGCGGCTCTATGTGAACGTGCACACCACGCTCAAACCCGCCGGCGAGATCCGCGGGCAGCTCGTGCTCCCGGGCGAGGTGCTCTACTCGGGCAGCATGACCGGCGCGAAGGAGGTGCCCTCCACCCCATCGACCGCCACGGGCATCGCGCAGTTCATTCTCGCGCCCGACAGCAAGTCGATTCGCTACGAGGCGGTCTTCTCGGGCATGGTCGCGACCATGGCGCACATCCATTTCGGGGCCGCGGGCGCGAACGGCGATGTCGTCAACACCTTGAACCTCGTGAACAATGGCGCTGGGGTCAAAGGGACGCTCTTCGGAGCCGACGCAGGGGCGACCGACCTGGACAAACTCAATACTGGTCAATATTACATCAACGCGCACTCGGCCACGTACCCGAACGGCGAAATCCGGTCGCAGATCCAAAAGCCCTAA
- a CDS encoding cupin domain-containing protein: MKNVNKNDVEGTSFNIAAAFGAMADSRRLQLLGDFALESDAMLGVIRLGREKNGAWERHDGGDEMLMILEGRVTMTLRREGAPDQTHHVGAGDTLLIPKGVAHSGMLHTDEVRVFFITPREGNHEWTDHPDTEGHRGSEFATVE; this comes from the coding sequence ATGAAAAACGTGAACAAGAACGACGTCGAAGGAACGAGCTTCAACATCGCGGCCGCATTCGGCGCGATGGCCGATTCTCGGCGTCTGCAGCTCCTCGGCGATTTCGCGCTCGAGAGCGACGCCATGCTGGGGGTGATCCGCCTCGGCCGCGAGAAGAACGGGGCCTGGGAGCGGCACGATGGCGGCGACGAGATGCTCATGATCCTCGAGGGACGGGTGACGATGACCTTGCGCCGGGAGGGTGCTCCGGATCAGACGCACCATGTCGGCGCCGGGGATACGCTGCTCATTCCGAAGGGCGTTGCGCACTCCGGCATGCTGCACACGGACGAGGTTCGCGTCTTCTTCATCACGCCGCGTGAGGGAAACCACGAGTGGACCGACCATCCGGACACCGAAGGACATCGCGGCTCGGAGTTTGCGACGGTTGAGTAA
- a CDS encoding TetR/AcrR family transcriptional regulator has protein sequence MTIDTTPRKRPRQARSHATVDALIEAASQVLIEHGYEGATTARVAERAGVSVGSLYQYYPNKESLVAALIERHASAFVGAIEQAFAGTVDASLEEGLRAIIRAGLDAHRIDPALHKILVEQVPRVGRMAEVMDISRRVTKSIEQLLRAHLRRLPKERDPALAALVIETTLEALTHKAVIERPELLASGKMEKEMYAILSGYLSSPPVLELRSAHGAQVPRKKKAARRTPREAGEGRDG, from the coding sequence GTGACCATCGATACGACACCGAGAAAACGGCCGCGCCAGGCGCGCTCGCATGCCACCGTGGACGCGCTCATCGAGGCGGCCTCTCAGGTTTTGATCGAGCACGGCTACGAGGGCGCCACCACCGCGCGCGTGGCCGAGCGGGCGGGCGTGAGCGTCGGCTCGCTCTATCAGTACTATCCGAACAAGGAGTCGCTCGTCGCCGCGCTCATCGAGCGGCACGCCTCCGCGTTCGTCGGCGCCATCGAGCAGGCGTTCGCAGGAACGGTCGATGCGTCGCTCGAGGAGGGCTTGCGCGCCATCATCCGCGCGGGCCTCGACGCGCACCGCATCGACCCCGCGCTCCACAAAATCCTGGTCGAGCAGGTGCCGCGGGTGGGGCGCATGGCGGAGGTGATGGACATCAGCCGGCGGGTGACCAAGTCGATCGAGCAGCTTTTGCGCGCGCACCTGCGGCGCCTCCCCAAGGAGCGCGATCCCGCGCTGGCCGCGCTGGTGATCGAGACCACCCTGGAGGCGCTCACGCACAAGGCCGTGATCGAGCGGCCCGAGCTGCTCGCCAGCGGCAAGATGGAAAAAGAAATGTACGCCATCCTGTCCGGCTATCTGTCGAGCCCGCCCGTTCTCGAGCTCCGGAGCGCACATGGCGCGCAGGTGCCGAGAAAGAAGAAGGCCGCGCGACGCACGCCCCGCGAGGCCGGCGAGGGGCGCGATGGGTAG
- a CDS encoding MarR family transcriptional regulator, protein MKKPGPKANAAPAPSLRLDDQLCFALYAAGLAFSKVYRKLLGCLGLTYPQYLVMMVLWERDGLTVTEIGARLFLDSATLTPLLKRLEAAKWITRARAAEDERQVIISLTKAGRALETKARAVPVGVGCALEDCTPDQLMALKGQLEALRAALAKNP, encoded by the coding sequence GTGAAAAAGCCCGGCCCGAAGGCGAACGCCGCCCCCGCACCCTCGTTGCGGCTCGACGATCAACTGTGCTTCGCGCTCTACGCGGCGGGTCTAGCCTTCAGCAAGGTCTATCGAAAGCTCTTGGGCTGCCTCGGGCTCACGTACCCTCAGTACCTGGTCATGATGGTGCTCTGGGAGCGCGATGGCCTGACGGTGACCGAGATCGGCGCGCGCCTCTTTCTCGACTCGGCCACCCTGACCCCGCTCCTCAAACGGCTGGAGGCCGCCAAGTGGATCACGCGGGCGCGCGCGGCCGAGGACGAGCGGCAGGTCATCATCTCGCTGACCAAGGCCGGACGCGCGCTGGAGACCAAGGCTCGCGCGGTCCCCGTGGGCGTCGGCTGCGCGCTCGAGGACTGCACGCCCGACCAGCTGATGGCGCTCAAGGGCCAGCTGGAAGCGCTGCGCGCCGCCCTCGCGAAAAATCCGTGA
- a CDS encoding alpha/beta hydrolase encodes MSTVRNVMYASILTMSAAYSGAAIGADSPSGTAKPPSGGGAKTVVLVHGAFADGSSWSSVIPLLQAKGLKVVAVQNPLTSLSDDVQFAKRAIDAQSGPVILVGHSWGGTVISEAGTNDKVKALVYVAAFAPSSGQSTSDTGKGFPVAPGIATLQVDASGFASLPPDAVRQHFAQDVSPEQANLIATTQGLIRAASFDHKVSTAAWLSKPSWYIVAKNDHMIPPDQQRAMAKKINARTTELPASHVPMLSRPQDVANVIVSAAESIK; translated from the coding sequence ATGAGCACCGTCCGCAACGTGATGTACGCCTCCATCCTGACCATGAGCGCCGCCTACTCGGGCGCCGCGATCGGCGCCGATAGTCCCTCGGGCACGGCCAAGCCACCTTCGGGCGGCGGCGCCAAGACCGTGGTCCTCGTTCATGGCGCGTTCGCCGACGGCTCCTCGTGGAGCTCGGTCATTCCCTTGCTCCAGGCGAAGGGGCTCAAGGTGGTGGCGGTGCAGAACCCGCTCACGTCGTTGTCGGACGACGTGCAATTCGCCAAGCGCGCGATCGACGCGCAGAGCGGCCCGGTGATCCTGGTGGGGCACTCGTGGGGCGGCACCGTGATCTCGGAGGCCGGGACGAATGACAAGGTCAAGGCGCTCGTCTATGTCGCGGCGTTTGCGCCTTCCTCGGGCCAATCGACGTCCGACACGGGCAAAGGTTTCCCCGTCGCGCCGGGCATCGCCACCTTGCAGGTCGACGCATCGGGCTTCGCGTCCTTGCCGCCCGACGCGGTGAGGCAACACTTTGCACAAGACGTATCGCCCGAGCAGGCGAACTTGATCGCCACCACGCAAGGCCTCATTCGCGCGGCGAGCTTCGATCACAAGGTGAGCACGGCGGCCTGGCTGTCCAAGCCGAGCTGGTACATCGTCGCCAAGAACGACCATATGATCCCGCCGGATCAGCAGCGGGCGATGGCCAAGAAGATCAATGCACGAACGACCGAGCTGCCGGCCAGCCATGTGCCGATGTTGTCCCGACCCCAGGACGTGGCCAATGTGATTGTCTCGGCGGCCGAGAGCATCAAGTAA
- a CDS encoding MerR family transcriptional regulator — protein sequence MSESISRLGRRFGLSRSTLLYYDRIGLLSPSGRSSAGYRLYSARDAKRLEAICRYREVGLGLEQIRELLEGATGRAAQLLEARLDGLNLEIERLREQQRIIVRLLANPKKLRAARAIDKERWVAILRAAGLDDAAMDRWHVEFERMSPKAHQDFLESLGLPKSEIARIRRIATRMVESGR from the coding sequence ATGAGCGAGTCGATCAGCCGGCTCGGCCGGCGTTTCGGCCTGTCGCGCAGCACGTTGCTGTATTACGACCGCATCGGGCTGCTCTCCCCGTCGGGGCGCTCGTCCGCCGGCTACCGGCTCTACAGCGCCCGCGACGCCAAGCGCCTCGAAGCGATTTGCCGTTACCGCGAGGTGGGGCTCGGCCTCGAGCAGATCCGGGAGCTGCTCGAGGGCGCGACCGGCCGCGCGGCCCAGCTCCTCGAGGCCCGCCTCGATGGGCTCAACCTCGAGATCGAACGGCTTCGTGAGCAGCAGCGCATCATCGTGCGCCTGCTCGCGAACCCCAAGAAGCTGCGCGCCGCGCGCGCCATCGACAAGGAGCGATGGGTCGCCATTCTGCGCGCCGCCGGCCTGGACGACGCGGCGATGGATCGCTGGCACGTGGAGTTCGAGCGCATGTCGCCAAAGGCGCACCAGGATTTCCTCGAATCTCTGGGGCTGCCGAAGTCCGAGATCGCGCGCATCCGCCGCATCGCGACACGGATGGTCGAAAGCGGGCGGTAG
- a CDS encoding acyltransferase has protein sequence MALDGRPDSLGASQTSLVSVASVALENAGAAAPENVLSILGSRPDEAPAPARAARGYIPTLDGWRALSILGVMLCHGRGLVFGPEGTYPNPRLYAWLEHGASGVDVFFAISGYLICTLLLREEALHGKIDLRGFYVRRSFRILPLYFCYLSVIASLTWAGPIALSKTDWWSCLLFWRNYELARDMGSGGWYVGHFWSLSVEEQFYLFFPTLLAILGGARARRIVPWLAVATTLLHGLSLRLMPTSHFLAATRIDALLWGCTYAFAFAHEGVRERARRWLTTPWLLGIGLADVALVAIALVAMAGICGKLRGASMWLPATLPLLVLGTALHPGSLLGRLLESRLLCWIGRLSYSLYIWQQLFLIDAPSSRLPVLEPFQTFPANVVAAFLLAIASYYVIERPFLRLGRRVLGYPLAISR, from the coding sequence ATGGCATTGGATGGTCGCCCCGACTCGCTCGGCGCGTCGCAAACATCGCTCGTATCGGTGGCATCCGTCGCATTGGAAAATGCGGGCGCGGCGGCCCCCGAAAACGTTCTTTCCATTCTTGGCAGCCGCCCGGACGAAGCTCCCGCCCCGGCCCGGGCGGCGCGCGGCTACATTCCCACCTTGGATGGGTGGCGCGCGCTGTCCATTCTGGGCGTGATGCTCTGCCACGGCAGGGGGCTCGTCTTTGGACCGGAGGGGACGTACCCGAACCCTCGGCTCTATGCGTGGTTGGAGCACGGTGCCTCCGGTGTCGATGTCTTCTTCGCGATCAGCGGGTATTTGATCTGCACCTTGCTCCTGCGTGAAGAGGCGTTGCACGGCAAAATCGATCTGCGCGGTTTCTATGTGCGTCGCTCGTTTCGCATTCTGCCTCTCTATTTTTGCTATTTGTCGGTCATTGCCAGTTTGACGTGGGCGGGGCCGATCGCCTTGTCGAAGACCGATTGGTGGAGCTGCCTTCTATTCTGGCGAAACTACGAGCTCGCGCGCGATATGGGATCGGGCGGCTGGTACGTGGGGCACTTTTGGTCGCTCTCCGTGGAGGAACAGTTCTATCTGTTCTTCCCCACGCTCCTCGCCATCCTCGGCGGAGCCCGCGCTCGCCGCATCGTCCCGTGGCTCGCGGTGGCCACCACCCTTCTTCACGGGCTGAGCCTTCGCCTCATGCCCACCAGCCACTTCTTGGCGGCGACCCGGATCGATGCGCTGCTCTGGGGATGCACGTACGCCTTCGCGTTTGCGCACGAAGGCGTCCGCGAACGGGCGCGCCGCTGGCTCACCACGCCTTGGCTTTTGGGCATCGGGCTGGCAGACGTGGCGCTGGTGGCCATCGCGTTGGTCGCGATGGCAGGGATATGTGGAAAGCTCCGAGGCGCATCGATGTGGTTACCTGCGACCTTGCCGCTCTTGGTGCTGGGTACCGCGCTGCACCCCGGGAGCCTCCTCGGCCGACTCCTCGAGAGCCGGCTCCTCTGCTGGATCGGCCGCCTCTCGTACAGCCTCTACATTTGGCAGCAGTTGTTTCTCATCGACGCGCCCTCGTCGCGGCTGCCCGTGCTGGAGCCGTTTCAAACGTTTCCCGCGAACGTGGTGGCGGCGTTTCTCCTCGCGATCGCCAGCTACTACGTCATCGAGCGCCCCTTCTTGCGCCTCGGTCGCCGCGTCCTAGGCTACCCCTTGGCCATATCCCGGTAG
- a CDS encoding NADPH-dependent F420 reductase, with protein MTTLGLIGAGHIGSQVARLAVKNGYDVVISNSRGPETLSALIAELGPKARAATPVEAAKAGDIVVVTVPLKNYKQVPVEPLAGKIVLDTNNYYPGRDGQIPELDDESTTTSELLQAHLPTSKVVKAFNHIYAHELTTHGQPAGSADRRALVIAGNDLEAKKVATRLHDQFGFDTVDAGPLSESWRIQRDTPGYGPRRTAEELRADLAAAKRYRDMAKG; from the coding sequence ATGACGACCCTCGGACTCATCGGAGCAGGACACATCGGCAGCCAAGTCGCGCGCCTCGCCGTGAAGAACGGCTATGACGTGGTGATCAGCAACTCGCGCGGCCCGGAGACGCTGTCGGCGTTGATCGCGGAGCTCGGGCCGAAAGCCCGCGCGGCCACGCCCGTCGAAGCGGCGAAGGCGGGCGACATCGTGGTGGTCACGGTGCCCCTCAAGAACTACAAGCAGGTGCCGGTCGAGCCGCTCGCCGGCAAAATCGTGCTCGACACGAACAACTACTACCCCGGGCGCGACGGCCAAATCCCCGAGCTCGACGACGAGTCGACCACCACCTCGGAGCTGCTCCAAGCCCACTTGCCGACCTCCAAGGTCGTCAAGGCGTTCAACCACATCTACGCGCACGAGCTCACGACGCACGGGCAACCGGCGGGCAGCGCCGACCGGCGCGCGCTGGTCATCGCGGGCAACGACCTCGAGGCCAAGAAGGTCGCCACCCGCTTGCACGATCAATTCGGCTTCGACACCGTCGACGCGGGGCCGCTCTCGGAGAGCTGGCGCATCCAACGCGACACCCCCGGCTACGGCCCGCGCCGCACCGCCGAGGAGTTGCGCGCGGATCTCGCGGCGGCGAAACGCTACCGGGATATGGCCAAGGGGTAG
- a CDS encoding matrixin family metalloprotease yields the protein MHRKGSADLAGAFVVAGALIFAPTNAGAYCRTTTGGLRANCTITPDDCCTVGKPLYWTNVCVGYSLQKDGTKQMSFDRARTLIANAFQKWSGVSCPFLSDPSKTYPVSIGFRELPVVSCSEVGYNKTTNVKNQNVIVFRDQAWPHMDSANVLGLTTVGFDPNTGELFDADVEFNTAQRTLTANDPVPIDGYDFDSVVTHELGHFIGLAHSADQDATMFTSYNKGSTAMRSLAPDDLAAICSVYLAPDSQPGAQNGRRATADGGAVGAGPCDPEPRHGFSTECHEEVSSDDGCAIRPLPRREPGKAGVALALGVALAFGVARRARPRA from the coding sequence ATGCACCGTAAAGGCTCGGCAGACTTGGCAGGCGCGTTCGTAGTCGCGGGTGCGCTGATTTTTGCGCCGACGAACGCTGGAGCTTACTGCCGCACGACCACCGGCGGGCTGCGCGCCAATTGCACCATCACGCCCGACGACTGCTGCACGGTGGGCAAGCCCCTGTACTGGACGAACGTCTGCGTGGGCTACAGCCTGCAAAAGGACGGGACCAAGCAGATGTCCTTCGATCGCGCGCGCACCCTCATCGCCAACGCGTTCCAGAAATGGTCGGGGGTCTCGTGCCCGTTCCTCTCCGACCCGAGCAAGACCTATCCCGTGAGCATCGGCTTTCGCGAGCTGCCGGTGGTGAGCTGCTCGGAGGTTGGTTACAACAAAACGACCAACGTCAAGAACCAGAATGTCATCGTCTTTCGCGACCAGGCGTGGCCGCACATGGACAGCGCCAACGTGCTCGGTCTGACCACGGTGGGCTTCGATCCGAACACCGGTGAGCTCTTCGACGCCGACGTGGAGTTCAACACCGCGCAGCGAACCTTGACGGCGAACGACCCCGTTCCGATCGACGGCTACGACTTCGACAGCGTGGTCACCCACGAGCTCGGGCACTTCATCGGGCTGGCCCACTCGGCCGATCAAGACGCCACCATGTTCACCTCGTACAACAAGGGCTCCACCGCGATGCGCTCCCTGGCGCCCGACGATCTGGCCGCGATCTGCAGCGTCTACCTCGCGCCGGACTCCCAGCCGGGCGCGCAAAACGGCCGCCGCGCCACCGCCGATGGTGGAGCGGTCGGCGCCGGGCCGTGCGATCCCGAGCCGCGCCATGGCTTCTCCACCGAGTGCCACGAAGAGGTCTCGAGCGACGATGGATGCGCCATCCGCCCGCTCCCGAGGCGCGAACCGGGCAAGGCAGGAGTCGCCCTCGCGCTCGGTGTCGCGTTGGCGTTCGGCGTCGCACGAAGAGCGCGCCCTCGAGCCTGA
- a CDS encoding sigma 54-interacting transcriptional regulator, whose product MSSNGWDISTIRAPLMSTVIEESYALVVLDGAQAGLRCVFNGTVGSRLLVGKGPACDLRLEDPMVSRRHAVFEIGPKGVRLTDLESTNGTTINGVSIHEAYVRDGDRVRVAQTTLHLQRGEPKAVPLPKDIRFGRMLGASPVMRRLYPLCRRFAESELPVLIEGETGTGKEVLAEALHEASRRAKAPFVVFDCTAVPPNLMESTLFGHERGSFTGAFAPRKGVFEEAHGGTLFIDELGELDLPLQPKLLRALERGEVQRVGSNQWMRVDVRVIAATRRDLDREVQAGRFRDDLFFRLAVGRIELPPLRDRTGDVGLLACQFWQALGGSGVPMPEDLIQRFEDYRWPGNVRELRNAVARALALGETALAAENPPGKLDEPPRAPAGKGDLIEEILATELPLTRARERLVSEFERKYVERVLARHDGNVVRAAAASGIARRYFQILRARHTRG is encoded by the coding sequence ATGAGTTCCAACGGGTGGGACATATCCACGATACGTGCACCGCTGATGTCGACCGTCATCGAGGAGAGCTACGCCTTGGTCGTGCTCGATGGCGCGCAGGCGGGTTTGCGCTGCGTCTTCAACGGCACGGTGGGCAGCCGCCTGCTCGTCGGCAAAGGACCGGCGTGCGATCTGCGGCTCGAGGATCCGATGGTCTCGCGAAGGCACGCTGTCTTCGAGATCGGGCCCAAGGGGGTGCGGCTCACGGATCTGGAATCCACCAACGGCACCACCATCAACGGCGTGTCGATCCACGAGGCGTACGTGCGCGATGGGGATCGGGTTCGCGTGGCGCAGACCACCTTGCATCTGCAGCGCGGCGAACCGAAGGCCGTGCCGCTCCCCAAGGACATTCGCTTCGGCCGCATGCTGGGCGCGAGCCCGGTGATGCGCCGGCTCTACCCGCTGTGCCGACGGTTCGCCGAGAGCGAGCTGCCCGTGCTGATCGAGGGCGAGACCGGGACGGGCAAAGAGGTGCTGGCCGAGGCCCTCCACGAGGCGAGCCGCCGCGCCAAGGCTCCGTTCGTGGTCTTCGACTGCACGGCGGTCCCTCCGAACCTCATGGAGTCGACCTTGTTCGGGCACGAACGCGGCTCGTTCACGGGTGCCTTCGCGCCGCGCAAGGGGGTCTTCGAAGAAGCGCACGGCGGTACGCTCTTCATCGACGAGCTCGGCGAGCTCGATCTGCCGCTCCAGCCGAAGCTCCTTCGCGCGCTCGAGCGCGGCGAGGTCCAGCGCGTCGGCTCGAACCAATGGATGCGGGTGGACGTGCGCGTCATTGCTGCCACGCGGCGCGATCTCGATCGCGAGGTGCAGGCCGGGCGGTTTCGGGACGATCTCTTCTTCCGCCTCGCGGTCGGGCGCATCGAGCTGCCCCCGCTGCGCGATCGCACGGGCGACGTGGGGCTTCTGGCGTGCCAGTTCTGGCAAGCGCTCGGCGGCTCGGGGGTCCCGATGCCCGAGGACTTGATTCAGCGCTTCGAAGACTACCGTTGGCCAGGCAACGTTCGCGAGCTTCGCAACGCCGTGGCCCGCGCCCTCGCCCTCGGCGAAACGGCGCTCGCCGCCGAGAACCCGCCGGGCAAGCTCGACGAGCCCCCGCGCGCCCCGGCAGGCAAGGGAGACCTCATCGAGGAGATCCTCGCCACCGAGCTGCCGCTCACCCGCGCGCGCGAGCGCCTGGTGAGCGAGTTCGAACGAAAGTACGTGGAGCGCGTTCTCGCACGCCACGACGGCAATGTGGTGCGCGCCGCCGCCGCCTCGGGCATCGCCCGCCGGTATTTCCAAATCCTTCGGGCGCGCCATACGCGCGGTTGA